A section of the Pseudomonas lini genome encodes:
- a CDS encoding acetyl-CoA C-acyltransferase family protein, translating into MNHSDIFVVSAVRSAIGSFGGSLKDVPPIQLATDVCRAAIERSGLAPEHIGHAVMGHVIPTEARDAYISRVVAMNAGLTKETPAFNVNRLCGSGLQAIVSAAQSLMLGDAGAALAGGVESMSRGAYLLPQARWGARMGDMQAVDYMLGALQDPFAGFHMGITAENIAEHYGISRQTQDELALLSQQRAARAIAEGRFVGQIVPIEVATRKGTVSFATDEHVRAEVNAEQLSRMKPAFKKDGSVTAGNASGLNDGAGALIMATGQTVQEQGLKPMARLVGYAHAGVEPSMMGLGPIPATRLVLKRAGLTVADLDVIESNEAFAAQACAVAQELGFDPQKVNPNGSGISLGHPVGATGAIIATKAIHELHRCQGRYALATMCIGGGQGIAVLFERV; encoded by the coding sequence ATGAACCATTCCGATATTTTTGTAGTGAGCGCCGTCCGTTCTGCCATCGGCAGCTTTGGCGGTTCACTCAAGGATGTGCCGCCTATTCAGTTGGCAACCGACGTTTGCCGCGCCGCTATCGAACGATCAGGCCTGGCGCCCGAGCACATCGGCCATGCGGTGATGGGCCATGTGATCCCGACAGAGGCACGCGATGCCTACATCTCCCGGGTCGTAGCGATGAATGCCGGCCTGACGAAAGAGACTCCCGCCTTCAACGTCAACCGCCTTTGCGGTTCGGGTTTGCAGGCGATTGTCAGTGCCGCGCAAAGTTTGATGCTGGGGGATGCGGGTGCTGCGCTGGCAGGTGGCGTCGAGTCCATGAGCCGAGGCGCGTACTTGCTGCCACAGGCACGCTGGGGCGCTCGAATGGGCGACATGCAGGCCGTCGACTACATGCTTGGGGCCCTGCAAGACCCGTTTGCCGGTTTCCACATGGGTATCACCGCTGAAAATATCGCCGAGCACTATGGCATCTCGCGCCAGACCCAAGATGAATTGGCGCTTCTCAGCCAGCAGCGCGCTGCCCGGGCGATTGCCGAAGGGCGTTTTGTCGGGCAGATCGTGCCGATCGAAGTAGCGACCCGCAAAGGGACGGTGTCGTTTGCGACGGATGAGCATGTACGGGCCGAGGTCAACGCCGAGCAATTGAGCCGCATGAAACCTGCCTTCAAAAAGGACGGTAGCGTCACTGCCGGCAACGCATCCGGCCTCAATGATGGTGCCGGCGCACTGATCATGGCCACGGGCCAAACTGTTCAGGAACAAGGCCTCAAGCCTATGGCTCGACTGGTGGGTTATGCCCACGCAGGCGTTGAACCTTCGATGATGGGGCTGGGACCGATTCCCGCCACCCGCCTGGTGCTCAAGCGCGCCGGTCTGACCGTTGCCGACCTTGATGTGATCGAGTCCAACGAAGCCTTCGCCGCCCAAGCCTGTGCCGTAGCGCAAGAACTGGGCTTCGATCCGCAGAAGGTCAACCCCAACGGCTCGGGCATCTCGCTGGGCCATCCAGTGGGCGCCACTGGCGCGATCATCGCCACCAAAGCCATTCACGAACTGCATCGCTGCCAGGGCCGTTATGCCCTGGCGACCATGTGCATCGGCGGCGGCCAAGGCATCGCCGTGTTGTTCGAGCGGGTTTGA